AGTTCTCGGGCGCCAAACGTACCGTGATCGACGGACCATTCGCGGAGGCAAAGGAGCTCGTCGCCGGCTTCTGGCTGATTCAGGTGAAGTCGAAGGAGGAGGCGATCGAATGGGTCAAGCGCGTTCCAAACCCCACGGGCGAGGAGTCCGAGATCGAGATTCGCCAAGTGTTCGAGGCAGACGACTTCCCCACGCTCACACCCGAGCTGAAGGAACAGGAACAGCGGCTTCGCCAGCAGGTGGAAGGCAAACAAATCCCTAGGTAGGGCGCGTTCGCCGAACGCGCCGTCCGGACGCCTCGGCGAGGCGTCCCTACCTAAGGGCTAACGGAAACCGAGGCGGCGCTTCACCGGAACCGATGGAAGCCACGGTGCCGCGAAGCGCCGGCTCACTCGTCCC
Above is a window of Luteitalea sp. DNA encoding:
- a CDS encoding YciI family protein, with protein sequence MRFMLLVKANKDSEAGVPPSQELLAAMMKYNEELVKAGVMLAGEGLQPSSKGARVKFSGAKRTVIDGPFAEAKELVAGFWLIQVKSKEEAIEWVKRVPNPTGEESEIEIRQVFEADDFPTLTPELKEQEQRLRQQVEGKQIPR